In a single window of the Methanocella sp. genome:
- a CDS encoding cytochrome c biogenesis CcdA family protein: MEIVTFAGALLAGVVSIASPCVLPLLPGVMAYSTEKSKLTPLAIVFGLAASFTAMGVISSVFGAFLMDYMDYLKIASGVLIIFMGLYILSQTVEDFLLVIWQRLPFSRIARPDVDSEGFLGGALLGVSLGIVWMPCIGPMLASILTIVAQHGTIIYGGALLLTYSLGLAIPMLIVAYSSNLVSDKLRDISKYSMGIRKVAGVILLFVGVYYLSFMGFLPSLPLPSII; this comes from the coding sequence TTGGAGATCGTAACCTTTGCGGGGGCACTGCTTGCCGGCGTCGTGAGCATCGCATCGCCCTGTGTGTTGCCGCTATTGCCGGGCGTCATGGCCTATTCAACGGAGAAGAGCAAACTTACACCGCTGGCCATCGTTTTCGGGCTCGCGGCGTCCTTCACGGCCATGGGCGTCATCTCCTCCGTGTTCGGTGCGTTCCTCATGGACTATATGGACTACCTCAAGATAGCCTCCGGCGTTCTTATCATTTTCATGGGCTTGTATATCCTTTCCCAGACTGTCGAAGACTTTTTGCTGGTGATCTGGCAGCGCCTGCCATTCTCGCGGATCGCGAGGCCTGACGTGGATAGTGAAGGCTTTTTAGGCGGCGCGCTTCTCGGGGTGAGCCTCGGCATCGTGTGGATGCCCTGCATCGGCCCGATGCTTGCATCGATCCTCACTATAGTCGCCCAGCATGGCACTATCATCTACGGTGGCGCTCTATTGCTCACGTACTCGCTGGGCCTGGCGATACCCATGCTCATCGTCGCATACTCGTCCAATCTGGTTTCCGATAAGCTCCGGGATATCTCAAAATATTCTATGGGCATCCGCAAGGTCGCGGGCGTCATCCTGCTTTTTGTAGGGGTTTATTACCTGTCTTTCATGGGCTTCCTGCCCTCGCTGCCGCTGCCGTCTATCATTTAA